The stretch of DNA AAGGGTCGTTCTACTGTTAAAGAATAGTATCAACACAAAAAATTGTCTCGACAAAAATCCGAAATCCCAGCCATTAGAAACTGTGATGTTATCACTATGTTCATTGGTTTCATCAATTGACCCTTTTTTTCAGCATCATTCCCTTTCACATCACAGAAAAGAAATGAATACGGTCGTATAACTCCTGAAGCAGTGtcttttaaattagtttttttgaCTTAGGACTAATAGGATCATGCAATGAAAACAGGTTTATAAATATGACCAGATAAACTTTTTTCTTCAGAAAATTTTTCAACATAAATGATTCCAACATAAGACTTTACTTCAAAGAAATCAAGCATACTGCTATCGCAACATACTAAAGCAAGTTACGTTAAgtgcataaaaataaaaaccatcTGAAATTCCCTCAAACACTTCATATCAAATTCCATATTGATGACTAGGATTTAGCAGATTGTGGATGAAATGGTGAATCAACTAATCAAGCCAAATTCTGGATTCAATGTTTTGGTAAATAATGAAAGCAAATCTAACATCTTTCCGTCGACCTCTATCTTAAAAACACTATTTCAAACACTCCCTCCAAAATCCTCCATGTGGTTTTTGATGGAATGGTTCAGGAGGGGaatagtattaattttatgtgTACTATGTATACCTAATCCatgtcttttctttttgtttggttatatatatatatatatatatatatatatatatatatatatatatatatatatatatatatatatatatatagtgttttaatttaacatttatttttttgtttttctttataaaacaaatgtgtactcatttttgttgttgttaaactttatttatttaatagataatgatattttgatttaatttttttttatccacttttaatTCACAATTCCAATCATTcttaaattatcatattacaccactaaaaaataaatcaaaatagataattgaagGATGATTAgaattttggattaaaaaatggttaaaatattattatctttatttaattatgtttttatgtgatatttgaaattttgtccTTTTCACCGTATAAGTGGCTATCTGTGTGGATCTCCCACTCTTAGATTTAAAAACCGTAAAAGTTGTTGATGGCCTTTGTCTTATATTTACTTCTACAAGATAGCATTTTTAGCATTAATGATGAAAGGAAGAATGTgcaaagaagagaagagaagaacaaTTGAACGCCATGGAGTGAgaaaatttaagaagaaaagGACTTGATTGAATTGTTTCTTATATTACCGAAGGTGATAAGGAACAAAActgaaaaacaaacacaaaaaatagcATAAGATGAAGCATCATCAGAAACATCAACCATGAGACACAACAACAAGATCGCTTAACTGttgacatttgaaaattttatttaagttttcgAGACTTTGAAAagacatatttttttatcaaatctaATTTTATCCAAGTTGGAGTTATCTgtatatatagaaattaataGTTTGTGCATAGATCATGGAGTATGCAGGTTACTTTacataatttgtttaagttaaaAAGTTTATGATTAGTGAGGTCATACCAATTAATCTGATCAGTGCATGAGAACCATTATGATTTCAATAACAATTATCCGAGTCATGCATGGAAATTAAGTCAAGTAGATGAAGACAGcttaaaaaaatggtatttaTAAGACGgaacataaaataacataaagtcACCCATCACGTTAAAGAAGAGAATCCCATAAAGGGAGTGGAATGTGAATAATGTTAGTGGAGTCCAACTATAGCGTACATAATgcataaaatacaaaactataCAAAATATCTATTCATATCAATGCTAAACTTTGCTAAATTATCCACACAAAATACAGAAAAGCTTCATTAGGAAGATGCTCAGCACAAAGCCTTCGTTACTTTTATAGTATGAAAACTGATAATCAAATCAAAGCAAAGCAAAAGTGTCTGAGATAAAGAGAAAAACTATCTGAACTTTAAACCAAAAATGAATGCACTACAACAATTGAATACATTTATCCGATGATATATATGCACATGTGGTCGTgtgtacaaatatatatattgccTGAAAAGAGAAACATGTGCGAATTTTTGAAACCTTCTCGCCCTGAACCTCCGAGTCTCTTTCTTTTCTCAAGTCAACGTGGTCATGGTTTCTGCATAATATATTAATGCAATGTGAAAACTAGTCAGAGAACCAGATGCTACACTCACTATGCGTGTTTTCTGTATGTGACTCTCTGACAAAGTGGACCATACAAGTAGAGTCGTTGAATTTATAtgaatatgtgaaaaaaaatattgattgatgtaAATCTAGCAGACAAAGTTAAATCCTAAATCAGTTTCATTTTGCTTATGCTGACGAGGGATTCTATTGGTCAATAAATCTAATAATGCATAACTATTTCATGCGGTATGTATATATGTTCTAAACTTGGCTGAACACAACTTAGATTATCAATTCTGCAAGTTGTGTCTGACGAATTTTAAATGCTTACTAAATGGCCCTTTTAAAACCAGTGGTTGTGTGATCAACAATTCGTTAACTTTTTATCTATGTTAAATATTTGGAGGAAGAGTTACgccaaagaaaaataatgatcTTAAAACTCTTAAACAGTATGAACATTTATATTCCACCAGTTACGTACTTTGAAGGCAGAAAAGGAGCAGTTAGCGGAGAAGGTAAGAAGATTCTTAGAAGGTTCTTGCTTTTTACTCTCAGTGTGAGCCTCAGTCCACATAATATAAATGCATGCTTTGTTCCATAATCTCAGAGTCTGAAACACTTCAGAGGAACACACTGAGAGGCCCAACGAATGGGAAACAGCATGGCAACCCACAACAAATACAAAAGTTTCTTGTTCTTTATCAGAAAGTTCAAGGTCATAGAGCCAGATCCACCTCAGGACCTTGAGGAGGCGTTTTCAAAGTTCACAGGAGGAGGGTCCCACATGTCCGTGGAGCAGCTCCACCGTTTCATGGTGGAGCACCAGGGTGAAGAGCACCACACCTTATCGGATTCGGAAAAAGTTTTTGAGAGGGTTTTGCAGGAGAGAAACACATGTCAAGAAACTGTTAAGGTTGATCACCACAGAGAACATGAGATCACCCTGGATGAACTCTTTCGATTTTTGCTTCATAATGATTTCAATGGTCCCTTGAAAACTCAGGTAAGCTCTTCACCATGGGAAAGAGAACGTCTTTGGGTTCTTGAATTATATCTGTGAGTGTATTTCAAATCCAGTTTTATACCCAAAAGACTGATTTCAATCTATACATTAGTTTACTGAAAAAACTTACTGCATAAAAGTTTCATCTTTGCTTCCTGCTCTTCTTTCTTGTGTTTTGGTTTTAGCTGCTAAAATCATACAATTGATGCGATTCTAGGTACATCATGATATGGGTGCTCCATTGTCACATTATTTCATATATACAGGCCACAACTCCTATTTGAAAGGGAATCAACTCATCGGTGATTGCAGTGAAGTGCCAATCATAGAGGCTTTGAAAAGAGGAGTGCGTGTTATAGAACTCGATCTATGGCCAACCTACAATAAGGATGATATTAAAGTAGACCATGGATGGTAcatgaaattaattatcaaGTTCGTTCATacttatttgattttttctttatctcttcAATGGAATCAATGCAGGACTTTTACCAACCCTGTCTCAGTGGTGAAATGTCTAGAGTGCATAAAGGAATATGCTTTTGTTGCATCTCAGTACCCTGTGATCATAACCATAGAAGACCATCTTACAACAGATCTTCGAGCTGAATTTGTAGAAGTAAGCATCCAATTTCACTGATGAATGGTGATACTATTCTGTTTTACTTTTTCCTTTTGTTATCGTGGTTTCATGGCTTGCAGTTGGTGACTCAAATATTTGGGGAAGTGCTTTATTACCCTGGGGAAGAGTGCTGCTTAACAGAATTCCCTTCACCAGAATCACTGAAAAACCGAGTTATTATATCCACCAAACCCCCAAGAGAACGTTTTGAGTCCAACCAAATCAAGGACAATGGCAACCGTTCTATGCTTAACGAAAGCGAATCATCTGAAGAGGAATCATTCCGAAATGCATCTCCAAACTCCAGCAGGAACGATGTAGAGACTGAGGACACAGTGAGACAAAGATATCTGCATTCATAGTTTTTAAGTAAAATCTAGAATTTTATTGAAGTACTCGTGAAATTGTCTTGCAATGTTACTTTGATTGTCAATGGagacaatttttaattatttacatgttaaaatatcaaatttaagcTCTAAAAGTATTAAGTTTTGATGGCTTATGTTACTTTTTTTGTGTGTAGCAGAATGGCAGTGATCGTGATGAGGGAAGCTTAAGTACAAGCGAATATGACCACAAACCATACTTGGAGTGTTCACCTGATTACAAAACCATAATTACTATCCATAACAGGAAACTGAAGGGTTCCCTGAAGGATAAATTGAGAACTGAAGGTGAAGTTAGACGCATAAGTTGGAGTGAGAATACTCTTGAAAAGGCTTCAGAATCTCATGGAGCAGACATTCTTAGGTAAGTCATTCTTACAGAAAAAGTAGTCCAAACAAACTTAACCTGTGTATAAACTATTTATCGACTTGCCgagaaatttattttctcttaaaaGTATTTACTGTGAAAATGTATCCAAACATGTCCCTAGTTTATGGTTTCAGCTACAAGGAGGAATTTCATTACACATCTTTTCTTGTTATTGTCTTCAACAGTTAACACCTATACTAGGCCTACATAGTTATCCTGTGACTCGCCTGATTCAAGCTTTTACTCTTCCCAGATTCACACAGAAAAATATCCTCAGGGTTTACCCGAGTGCAATGCGTGTCAAATCCACAAATTTCAAGCCACATATTGGGTGGATGTATGGGGTTCAGATGGTGGCATTCAATATGCAGGTTAGGAACTATGAAATAAATGAAAGTTTTTTTGATTTTGGAATTTTTAGTGTAAGGCTTCTTGTGTTTTCATGCAGTAATAGTGGGTAACCTTGTGAAACCTGAATCACATTTTTCAGCTGTTTTCTGTTGTGGACCAATCAATATGCATGCTGAAAATTGAATGGTTTTATTAGTAAATATATGTCTAATACAACATTATCAAGATTCAAATGAATCAATCTTGAATCCTTCTCCTAGAAATAGGTGATACTTTGTCCAATTAAAAGTATTGTGCCTCGAAGATTATTTCAGAAACATGTGCATTTAAGTTCATTTGCATGTTGCCTATGCCAGGAATTCTAACCTTCTACAGTTCTACCATTTTTCTTCCCAAACAGGGCCATGGCAAATCGCTCTGGTTGATGCAGGGGATGTTCAGGGCAAATGGAGGATGTGGTTATGTAAAGAAGCCTCAAATTCTAATGCAGAAGCATCACTGTGACAATGAGTTTGATCCTACAAAGATACAGTCAgtaaagaagacattaaaggtAAGCATCTTTCATTCAATCATACAATACACATTCTTTTGTTAGGTGACATTGTAATGCTATGTTGTCATGTCTAATAACAGGTCAAAGTATACATGGGACATGGATGGAGCTCAGATTTCAGTCCTACACACTTTGATAAGTGCTCTCCCCCAGACTTCTTCACTAAGGTCAGTTAAACAACAGTTCTCAGTAAACATAGAAGGTCTAATCTTAATTATTTTCACCCCATAAAAGGAAGAAACAAAAGTATTTTTGTGTGTGAATTGTGTAACAGATCCGAATTATTGGAATGCCTGGTGATGTTGCCAAGAACAAAACAAAGGTCATCATGGACAACTGGTTTCCTGTTTGGAATGAAGAATTTGAGTTCTGTTTAAGTGTTCCAGAGCTTGCAATGCTTCTGATCCAAGTAAAGGACAAAGATCAAGGAAAGGATGACTTTGCTGGGCAGACATGTTTACCAGTGTCAGAATTGAAACATGGATTTCGCTCAGTGCCTTTATACAACAAAAAGGGAGAGAAATATAAATCTGTGAAGCTGTTGATGCGATTTCAGCTTCAATGAATTGTAGAGAATAGAGATCACTCTTCTCTAACAAATACATTCTTATTACTAAAAACTTGAATGTAAAGTTTTAAGTAATCGGGGTTAGAAAGGGTCATTCTATAAATAAAtccttaaattaaatttattttatgagaCAATGTTGGTTTTCACTTGAATCCCAATTGAAAGCAAAAAATTGgagaaaaagttaattttatttaaaaggaaaataaacgGAAGTTGAAGTTAATATAAAGAGCAAAATATAGGAGCATAAAAGTGTGGCTAAAGTGTAAACGGTGCATCCCTGTTAAATCGCATGCCATTTATGGGACTTCTCTGTCTCTCAAAATTCCCAAATCCAAACTTTCATCATTAATCCATTTATATTTCATACGCATCGAatccttcatcttcttctttcttccctCCGTCAAATCCTGCACTGCATGCAACAATGGCCAGCGTCACCTACGGCTACGGCTACAAAATGTTCAAGTACTTCAACAAAACCTACGCCCTCTCCGAGCAGACCCCTCCGCCGGACGTCAAGGACGCATTCTCCCTCTTCGCCGAAGGCGCGGACTTCATGTCCGCCGACCAGCTCCTCCGCTTTCTGCACGAACACCAACTCGAATTGGACTACACCGCAGAGGATTCCAACCGCGTCATCGAAACCTTCATGCAATCGCGGACAGAAAACGCCGAATGCGACTCCGACAACAACGGTCTAACGCTCGACGAGTTCTTCCGCTTCTTGTTCCTCGTCGATTTCAACGATGCCCTCAAATCTAAGGTCCCTCTCTCCACCCTCTCCAAAACACGtgcaccaaaaaaaaaaaacgtttttGTCTTAgcttctttcttttccttttaatattatcattttgtcACGTTGTTTGTTAGCTTTTTGTTATGTTGAGTTTTTCAAGAACAGGGTTTGATTAAACTAATTAGgttttaattaagattttaatgCCCGTATCTTCGTCAACTTTCACATCAATTAGTTTCTAAGCGTTACCTTCTGTAACAGTTTACAATGTGAGGAAACAACCATAAAACAGTAACAAGAAATGCTAAAACATGAAAACTAGTATTAGACTAAAATGAAAAGTTGGAGTAGGTATTCGGAGAAAGGGATTAATTAAACCAAACCATTAAccaatgtaatataaaaaagtttatagaaattttaaatgctttaacaaggattaatttgatttttatatgaaataaaactaTCGATTTGGAAGATACATTCGTTTGAAATtacttttgagaaaaaaattcacAGAGAAAGCAGCATGTTCAAGGGATTATTGTTTGTTAGGTGAAAGCTTTAATAAGGGCAGTGGTAGTCACAAAGATATCTGTATGTTCGGTTGGATTATTCAATGTTGTACTAATTTGTTTATTGTCAGATTTCGACGTATCGTAATTATTTACCTTCTTTGTACTGGACAAAGGCGAGGAAAGGAAAAGGAGAAATGAAAAAGCCCATATAACAAGAAATGAGGGACCcgtttttattaagtttttaagAGACATAGGACTTAGCTTTcaaaccattgctctgatacctTTCATTTCAACTGacacaaattcaaattaaagGTGTGAACTTATATATCACATTATGGAGCCGTCCTAGGGGAGATAGTTAATTTAATCATAgcttttaaacaaattaaaataaatactctgtaaatatttatatttatttcatgtacatattattattaaaatgtaatttagtTTCTCTTCTTGCCAAAAAAATGGATGTCCAATCAATTTGATCATCGTTTGAACATTCAAAATGTTCTCCCATTTTTTTTGGCACGTgctttttttatcttatcttcCTTGATCTCTTTGTCTTTTTGATCTCTTTAACACTTTCTTAACATGTTTAATGCACTCATTCTATTTTTGTTATCCGATTAGTTTCTTTAATCTATTTTACCTTCTATGTGGCATTCTAAATCAATCTACTCTTTCTTCTCATAACATATCTGATTGGACCGACTGATTGAACCTAACACCAGAGAGTCTCCAACTTTTAACTCTTCGGAGCGTTAattatagaaagaaaaagagttcaaaataacttatttaaaaaaagacaGATTGAGTGGACCAATAACTACAATTTATgtactttattattaaaatgcaATTGAAATTGTAAAGATTAAATTGTACGTTAATaatatatagaaatatatttaaaatgaaaaattaatgtgAATGATGAAAGCTAACTTTAAgatagatttatttatttatataatttaaggactaatggaatatatatatatatatatatatatatatatatatatatatatatatatatatatatatatatatatattcacccGAAAAAAACTATGTATTTACACATTTGCCAGATATTGACAAATAACATATAGTATTTCCATTTTAAAAATACCATTTCTTATGGGAAAaacacaaattatattttgaaaaaaatgctTGATTATTATAAAATCTCTAAAGATGTTTTTTTGACTGAAATTTctctttctttaattaaaacttCCAAAACAAAGGGCCAAAACAACTGAAAAAAAGTGACTTTTACGAGCTCGAAACAGCAGTGCTTCTCTTTGTATGTGCATGTACAAAATTTGTAGTGATATTTGTCTGTGTCATAATATTGACGTCAATAGTTCAACTAGAGCAAGAGTGCCTAACtttgtattaaagttttacAGTTACATGTGGGTTTCTGATTGACATTTACTTATAATGATCATGTATGGATTGGTGACTAAAATTTAATCATCTATACTCTCATTCGTTAATGCCAAGTTATGATGACACAAAAAAATTGAGTATATACCTAGTCTGTAGTGTTGTTATTTTAAGGAAATTGTTTTGTCTCTTCTTGACTATTTGAATTTTGTAATGACAGGTACATCAAGATATGAATGCTCCGTTGTCACATTATTTCATATATACAGGGCACAATTCTTATCTGACTGGGAATCAGCTGAGCAGCGATTGCAGTGATGTGCCAATAATAAAGGCTTTGCAACTAGGTGTGCGAGTAATTGAACTAGATTTATGGCCAAATTCAACTAGAGATGATATCGACGTCGTTCATGGAAGGTGCTGCTCTGGAGTTCAGTCTTGTATAGCTCTAGATGACTATTTTTCATCGTGTTCTGATCTATTTTTATACATTTCAGACATTCATGGTGCAAATTATATAATCATCTGCTTTGGAAcattttctgatatatttcaggACACTTACTGCTCCTGTCTCACTTATCCAGTGTTTGAAGTCCATAAAAGAGTATGCTTTTGTTAAATCTGAGTACCCACTAATTATAACTTTAGAAGACCACCTTACACCACCTCTTCAAGCTAAAGTTGCAGAGGTAAGGTCCATTGTTAACCCCTTCCCAACACACAAAGAACCTTACTTCCAAGCTAGGCATTGAACGCAAATTTAATCTTATTTGCAGATGGTAGCTCAAGTATTTGGAGATATGCTATACTACCCTGAGACGGATCTTCTCACAGAATTTCCCACACCAGAGTCGGTGAAAGGTCGAATTCTTATATCAACCAAACCACCAAAAGAATATCTTGAATCCAAGCAATTCAAGGATAGTGACAGTGAGAGGGAATCAACTGAAGAATTATCGCCATGCATTATCCCTGAATTGGaagctgctgctgctgctgctgttgcaGCTGCTGAGAAGGTGAGCGTAAAGACGGATTTGTTTCTTGTTGGATTTACATTTATAAGCTCTGCATGCTTATGTAATCTTTTTCCCCTCTAACCGGATAGCCCAATGGAAATGATCTTGATGAGGAAAGCTTGAATGCCCGTGATAAAAAACCAGACCAGCAGGGTGCACCAGAGTACAAACGTTTAATTACAATCCATGCTGGGAAGCCAAAGGGTCCTGTAAAGGATCACTTAAATGTTGTTGGGGGTGTAAAGCGCTTGAGCTTGAGCGAGCAGGAACTTGAAAGAGCTTCTACCACTTATGGATCTGATATTGTTAGGTATCCTACGTAGTACATAGTACTGCTAACTGCATATATATAACTAACTACTCTTTACAGTTGAAAGCCTCTCAAATAATGTGGTTGCATTTTATGCTTCCAGGTTTACACAGAAGAATATTATCAGGGTGTATCCAAAGGGAACACGTGTTAACTCCTCAAATTACAGGCCACATATAGGATGGATTTACGGAGCTCAGATGGTGGCATTTAACATGCAGGTTAGGGATTTATGACCAAGGTCGTTTCAAGTAGAAGGCTTATCCTAGTCTTTTCTATTTGTAGTCTTTATGTACTCTACCGCAAATGGTCCATGTGCAAATTGTTATTGTACAGTTCATCTATTAGAATACTTGTATGTTTAGGAAACTGGTGAATGATGGCTGCATCCTCAGGCTAATTTCTTTTGGTGCAATGTTGATGCATGACTATTATTTTTAGGTTGTTGTGcccatatatatttaattcGATGCTGTACAGTGTACACTATTTCAATGCTATGtggatttttgaaatttttctcaGTAAGGTATTTTGTTAATAGTCATATGCCAGTGACTAGTGTATggtctaattttttatttgtttttatgcaTCATTTGATGCTAACATTTTAGCATGTAATTTTCTGTACCAGGGGCATGGAAAATCACTCTGGTTTATGCAAGGAATGTTTAGATCGAATGGCGGCTGTGGTTATGTGAAAAAACCTTCATTTCTGATAGAACAAGGCCCAGATGATGAGGTTTTTGATCCTAAAAAACCAATGCCAGTGCAAAAGACATTGACGGTAAGATACTATTTCGAAAGGTAACCAATTGATTTGGTGACATACTTTAAACTTCGCCCCTGTCAACCTATAGGTAAAAGTGTACATGGGAAACGGGTGGAGCACAGATTTCAGTAAAACACACTTCGATGCATTCTCTCCGCCGGACTTTTACACAAAGGTGAGTTCGATATTTTTGCTAGTATTGCAGATTAGGGTATGTAATCTGTCAGTAGATGGACACTTTACGATGatactatttttgttattaatcgTGTTTCAATATTGATTGATACCCTCCAACTAGTGATTGGGATGACCATTGTTAATATAACTGTTAAACCCTTCAACTTTTTATACCATCTCATAAGTGCATTTCACCATATGTatgggtttatatatataccttGAAGAGAAGACTGTACTGTACAGTTTCAAGATTgagtaaaaattataatcagAAACCCCTTTTGTCGGTAATGACTAGAATTTAAAGAGCAAATTGTGTAATGGAGTTGTCAATGGTGAAAATGAGAGAAGCAAAAATACGTTATACTTATTATAGAATTACTTTATGTAACAGGTTTGCATTGTTGGAGTACCTGCTGATAACATGAATAAGAAGACCAGGATAATTCAAGATGATTGGTTTCCCGTTTGGGATGAAGAGTTTGAATTTCCTTTGTGTGTTCCAGAACTAGCTTTACTCTGGATAGAGGTTCGAGAGTACGATAAGCATGAAAAGGATGACTTTGGCGGCCAATCATGTTTACCAATCTCTGAGCTAAGATCTGGTTTCCGGGTAGTCCCTCTATTTGATGAGAAGGGCGAGCAATTAAAATCTGTAAAGCTTTTAATGCGGTTTCAGTTCAAATAAACTACAACATTAGCCATTCCTTTTAGGCATGTAACATGGTTTCATATTCCTAGgtggtttttctttttactagtgACTAGGTTCATCCAGAAAGATTGTTGTAACTATAGATTATCTTCATCTCTAACTGCTTGAAACAATATTATGAGCTTAAGAATTCATCTAACTTATTTTCTTCACCTTCAGCACAACGCAAACATTTTAGCACCATGCAATTTTTTTACACATTAGTGTGTACATCATGTGGTGAGAGTCATGTAAGTTTTAAGGTGTATGCTGATTGAACATGAGACCAGAAAAACATCATACAGATATGAGAATTTGATGTCATACCCTCACAATGATGTTGATAAATAAATCAGTTGACAGATGTTTGTCAACACAGCCACACAAGAGGTGGCACATGCCACCTTTCTACTGACACAGACACAGCAGAGTCAAGTATATGTTAGGTTTAATTGGTCGGATGATATCCACTTTCGTTCAGATATATCAGTTTGGTACccgtttttaaaaatgtgttaatctaatcccaacttttgaaaaagtgtcttaATCAAGTCcgttcaaacaaaaattactaaagtcGTTAACTTAATTCGTGACTTCtaccactaaattttgatataaatatcaatacttagtaagtcattttaaatatcaatactgttaatggtgttaataatttttttgctgaaaaggacctaattgagacatcttttaaaaaattgagactcaattgacATCTTTTAAAAACGGATATTAAACTGACACATCTAAACGAAAGTGGGTACCatttgattaattaaacctatatgTTAGTTAGTGCATGTGTCTCATCACAATTCATCCATTCATTCAACCTGCAACTCTTTTGAAGGAGACCCTTGCTTTGTCCTTTGAATTTGGATAACGAACACTAATGTGTTGTCTGATAAATTTGTTTGGAAAAGATATTTTGGCACACTTTTTACATAGcttttgtggtttttttaaaatcaattttaaataaaaaaaatttcggTTATTGACGAAGTGCCTTTTTTGTTGGTTTGGTTGTGTTGGTCAATGACATGTCAATATATGTACTCTGTGATGTTATTAAAAGTCATGCCTCATTTCTCTATTGACGAGCACTTACAAAAGGATTAGTAGCAATTGTTCATAACATTAACCAGGAGTGATTGTTATGTGCGAACTTGAAAAATAACCTACGAGTCATAATTTTCATGTCAATAAATTTTTCGTTAGTTTACACAAGTGTATAAAAGAAACTGTTCAAATAGGTTGACCATTAATTACATTCAAACTGTTTGACTGTCCCTACCGTTTTCATGAGCTTATTTATTGATATCCTAGTggagaaatataaattgcagcaaactgaaaaaaaaaaactcaaaaatcaaTTAAACCCTTCTTGCCCTTCTACCGTAATCCATGGCCGCCAGTGGGAGTGAACCTCCCACAGCAATTCTATGGAAGTTCACTATTTATACATATCGGAACaagtatgttattttacatCTTCATTCCATTATTTCATATCATATATGTAACGTTGTTAACCTATTTTGCTGTTAAATTGTAgacatttaattatgttgatAGTCACTTTGTTGCATTTGAAGACGAACTAGGTCCAACTTGTACTTGGTGGACAACAAATGTCAAACACACCATGTTACCTATACCATGGATACAAAATAAATCCAAGAATCATAAACGGTTGGACACAATTCAAGACCTTATACCACATGCTATGGGACTCAGATAATTTTGATATGTGGGTAattgttattttgaaataaCAGTTTTTACATGAAGTTGTTAACATGTCTCTTCGTTGTTAAATTGACACAATCTCAAAGTTAAGGAAGTCATTTTATATGTTTTCCTTTATTTGTGTAAGGAATGATAAGaaagtgttaatttttttttactccaAATACAACACACAGTGgcattacttaaaaatattcgTTTTCTTATTCATGCAGAACTTGTAAactacttttacaaactttataaGAAGTAAATGAATCAATGAGATTGTTCTTCTAGCAACGAAGACTGGAATTTAGTCCAAACTCTTGTTTCACGAAGGGCGACAAAGATTGGGAAAGGTTGAAACAAT from Vigna unguiculata cultivar IT97K-499-35 chromosome 8, ASM411807v1, whole genome shotgun sequence encodes:
- the LOC114195337 gene encoding phosphoinositide phospholipase C 6-like gives rise to the protein MASVTYGYGYKMFKYFNKTYALSEQTPPPDVKDAFSLFAEGADFMSADQLLRFLHEHQLELDYTAEDSNRVIETFMQSRTENAECDSDNNGLTLDEFFRFLFLVDFNDALKSKVHQDMNAPLSHYFIYTGHNSYLTGNQLSSDCSDVPIIKALQLGVRVIELDLWPNSTRDDIDVVHGRTLTAPVSLIQCLKSIKEYAFVKSEYPLIITLEDHLTPPLQAKVAEMVAQVFGDMLYYPETDLLTEFPTPESVKGRILISTKPPKEYLESKQFKDSDSERESTEELSPCIIPELEAAAAAAVAAAEKPNGNDLDEESLNARDKKPDQQGAPEYKRLITIHAGKPKGPVKDHLNVVGGVKRLSLSEQELERASTTYGSDIVRFTQKNIIRVYPKGTRVNSSNYRPHIGWIYGAQMVAFNMQGHGKSLWFMQGMFRSNGGCGYVKKPSFLIEQGPDDEVFDPKKPMPVQKTLTVKVYMGNGWSTDFSKTHFDAFSPPDFYTKVCIVGVPADNMNKKTRIIQDDWFPVWDEEFEFPLCVPELALLWIEVREYDKHEKDDFGGQSCLPISELRSGFRVVPLFDEKGEQLKSVKLLMRFQFK